A stretch of the Thunnus thynnus chromosome 7, fThuThy2.1, whole genome shotgun sequence genome encodes the following:
- the mtnr1ba gene encoding melatonin receptor type 1B-A, which produces MTLCPFPLPSTGNVFVVSLAFADLVVAFYPYPLVLYAIFHDGWSLGETQCKVSGFLMGLSVIGSIFNITGIAINRYCYICHSFSYDKLYNYRNTLLLVALIWLLTVVAIVPNFFVGSLQYDPRIYSCTFAQTVSTAYTITVVVIHFFVPIAVVTFCYLRIWILVIQVRRKVKSEVRPRIKPSDLRNFITMFVVFVLFAICWAPLNFIGLAVAINPEAVAPRIPEWLFVVSYFMAYFNSCLNAIIYGLLNQNFRREYKRIIMSVWMPHLFFQETSRGGTEGMKSKPSPGLNNNEPVKGETL; this is translated from the exons atgACTCTATGTCCTTTCCCTCTGCCCTCTACAGGAAATGTCTTTGTGGTGAGCCTGGCCTTTGCTGACTTGGTTGTTGCATTCTACCCCTACCCGCTGGTGTTGTACGCCATCTTTCATGATGGTTGGTCACTGGGTGAGACCCAGTGCAAG gTGAGCGGCTTCCTGATGGGCTTGAGCGTCATTGGTTCCATCTTCAACATAACAGGCATTGCCATCAACCGCTACTGTTACATCTGCCACAGCTTCAGCTATGACAAGCTGTACAACTACCGCAACACTCTGCTGCTGGTCGCACTCATCTGGCTCCTGACAGTTGTAGCCATTGTCCCCAACTTTTTTGTTGGCTCGCTACAGTACGACCCACGCATCTACTCATGCACATTTGCACAGACAGTCAGCACTGCCTACACCATCACAGTGGTGGTCATCCATTTCTTTGTGCCCATTGCTGTGGTCACCTTTTGCTATCTGCGCATCTGGATCCTGGTCATTCAAGTGAGGCGGAAGGTTAAGTCGGAGGTGCGCCCTCGTATCAAGCCCAGTGACCTGAGGAACTTTATCACCATGTTTGTGGTGTTCGTGCTGTTTGCAATTTGTTGGGCACCACTCAATTTCATTGGGCTCGCTGTTGCAATCAACCCTGAAGCAGTGGCACCTCGCATCCCTGAATGGCTCTTTGTAGTAAGCTACTTCATGGCTTACTTCAACAGTTGCCTTAATGCCATCATCTATGGCCTGCTGAACCAAAACTTCCGCAGGGAGTACAAGCGGATCATCATGTCTGTGTGGATGCCACATCTCTTCTTTCAGGAGACATCACGGGGGGGTACTGAAGGCATGAAGAGCAAACCCTCACCAGGACTCAATAACAATGAGCCAGTGAAAGGAGAAACTCTGTGA